Sequence from the Microbacterium dextranolyticum genome:
CGGACGCCTGCATGCGGGGCTCGTCGACGTCGATGCCCTGCGCGGCATGAAGTGAGGGCGGGCTGGTCCACACACCGCGCCCGCTCGCGGCACGACGAACGCCGTGTGCGACAATCGGCAGAGGTTCCGTGACGGCAGCAGAGCGCACGGGCGCAGGGAAGGCAGGAGTGTCGGTGGCGGAGAAGGCGCGGGGGACGAACAAGGCCCCCTCCGAGGACGTCCCGATGGGTCCGACCGGTCGGCCGTACCACGGCTTCCCCACGCCGGCACCGCTGCAGACCCACGGACCGGCGCGCATCATCGCCCTGTGCAATCAGAAGGGCGGCGTCGGCAAGACGACGACGACGATCAACCTCGCGGCGTCGCTCGCGCAGTACGGGCGTAAAGTGCTCGCGGTCGACTTCGATCCGCAGGGCGCGCTCTCGGCCGGTCTGGGCATCGCCACCCACGACGTGCCGACGATCTACGATCTGCTTCTCGACACGAAGCGCGACCCGCACGAGGTGATCGTGCACACCTCGGTCGACGGGCTCGACCTGATCCCCGCGAACATCGACCTCTCGGCGGCGGAGGTGCACCTCGTCAACGAGGTCGCCCGCGAGACCATCCTCGCCCGCGTGCTGCGCAAGGTCACCGGCGAGTACGACGCGATCCTCGTCGACTGCCAACCGTCGCTGGGGCTCCTGACGGTGAACGCCCTCACCGCGAGCCACGGGGTGCTGATCCCGCTGGAATGCGAGTTCTTCGCGCTGCGCGGTGTCGCGCTGCTCATCGAGACCATCGATAAGGTACGCGACCGGCTCAACCCGTCGATCGAGCTCGACGGTGTGCTCGCGACGATGTACGACTCACGCACGCTGCACTCGCGCGAGGTGCTCGAGCGCGTCGTGGAGGCGTTCGGTGACGACGTCCTCGAGACGGTCATCGGGCGCACCGTGAAGTTCCCGGATGCCTCGGTGTCGGGCGTACCCATCACGACGTTCGCCCCGGAGCACGCGGCGGCTCAGGCCTACCTGCGCCTCGCGCGGGAGCTGGTCGCCCGTGGCGCTGTCGCCTGAGCCGCGGACTGACTCGCCGCCCGATCCCGCCACGCCTGCCACGGCTGCGCCGGAGGCGGTGACGCCCACCGAGCCCGCCGGGGGCTTCCGCGTCTCGCTGTCGGGGTTCGACGGGCCGTTCGATCTGCTGCTGACCCTCCTCGGAAAGCACGAGCTCGACATCACCGAGATCTCGCTCAGCAAGGTCACCGACGAGTTCATCTCGTATCTGAGAGGCCTCGACGACGAGGCGGAGCTGGAGCAGGCATCCGAATTCCTGGTCGTCGCCGCGACCCTCCTCGACATGAAGGTCGCGGGGCTGCTGCCGCAGGGCGAACTGGTCGATGCCGAGTCGGTCGCCCTTCTCGAGGCGCGCGATCTGCTGTTCGCCCGTCTGCTGCAGTACCGGGCGTTCAAAGAGGTCTCGGCGTGGTTCGAGCGGAGCCTGCGGCGGGAGGACCGGCGGCACGTGCGCGCCGTGCGGCTCGACGAGAAGTACCGGCGCGCCGTGCCGGAGCTGATCTGGACGTTGTCGGCCGAGGACTTCGCGGCGCTCGCACTGGTGGCCTTCGCGCCGAAGGAGATCCCGCATGTGGGACTCGACCACCTGCACGCGCCGCTCGTGTCGATCCGCGAGCAGGCCGCGGTCGTGGTCGCTCTGCTGCGCGACGCCGGAACGCTGAACTTCCGCCAGCTCGTGGCGGGCGTGGCCCAGACCGGTGTCGTCGTGGCACGTTTCCTCGCGGTGCTCGAGCTGTATCGTCATGCCGCTCTGTCGTTCGAACAGCTCGAACCTCTCGGCGAGCTGACCCTGCGCTGGACCGCCGAGCGGTGGTCCGAAGAGAATCTCGCCGCCCTGGGAGCCGACTATGACCGCTGATTCCCCGACGACCCCCGTGCCCGAAACTGCGGCGAACCCCGCCGCCGCGGCTGCCGATGCGGACGCTCCGGCGCCGTCGCAGGACCCCGCTGCCATCGCCCGCCGCATCGAAGCGATCCTGCTCGTCGTCGACGAGCCGCAGAGCATCGTCGCGCTCGCGGCCGCGATCTCCGCGCCCGTACCGGCCGTGCGGCGCGCCGTCGCGTCGCTCGTGGCCGACTACGACGGCGAGGCGGGCGGTCCGCGGCGCGGATTCGAGCTGCGCGAGGTCGGCGGAGGCTGGCGGCTGTACGTGCGCGAAGAGCACGACGACCTCGTCTCGGAGTTCGTCAACGCGCAGGCGCCCTCTCGACTGTCGCAGGCGGCGCTCGAGACGCTCGCGGTGATCGCCTACAAGCAGCCGGTCACCCGCAGTCAGGTCGCCGCCATCCGCGCCGTCAACGTCGACTCGGTCGTGCGCACCCTCGTCGCGCGCGGACTCATCACGGAACTGTTCACCGACCCCGATACCGGGGCCATCAACTACGGCACGACGGAGGCACTGCTCGTGAACCTGGGGATCAACTCGTTGGAGGAGCTGCCGCACATTTCGCCGCTCCTGGACGACGGCGCGGACGGATTCGAGGGGGAAGGCATCCGATGACCGATGAAGAAGGCGTCCGCCTGCAGAAGGTGCTCGCGAACGCGGGAGTGGCCTCACGGCGCGTGTGCGAGCAGTACATCGTCGAGGGCCGCATCCGCGTCAACGGTCGCGTGGTCACCGAGCTCGGCACGCGCATCGACCCGGCATCCGACCTCGTCGACGTCGACGGCACAGCGATCCAGCTGGATGCCACGAAGCGCTACATCATGCTGAACAAGCCCACCGGCGTCGTCTCGTCGATGAAGGACGAACACGGACGCCCGGATCTGCGTCGCTTCACGAAGGACTGGGACGAGCGGCTGTACAACGTCGGACGCCTCGACGCAGAGACCTCGGGCCTGCTGGTGCTGACGAACGACGGCGACCTCGCCCACGTGCTCGCTCACCCGTCGTTCGGTGTGACGAAGGTCTACATCGCGAAGGTCGACGGTCGCGTCACCCCGCAGACGATCGCCCGGCTCACGAAGGGGATCGAGCTGGAGGACGGACCCATCGCGGCGGACAAGGCGCGGCTGCGGGATGCCTCGGGCGACACGTCGCTCGTCGAGCTCACCCTCCACTCGGGACGCAATCGGATCGTCCGACGCATGATGGCCGCTGTCGGGCACCCGGTCATCGACCTCGTGCGGCGTCAATTCGGCCCGCTGCACCTGGGAACACTCCCGGCGGGGCGCGCGCGCGAGTTGACTACAGTGGAACGCGGCGCGCTGCTGACGGTGGCGCGTCAGGCGGCGCCCACGCCGCACATCGACTCCCGGGATCCCGGGTCCGAGACCCGGGCCTGATCCCACGACCGGCTCCGCGGCCCTTCCGTGCGGAGCGACCTTAGGCGGAAGCGTGACCGACTCGATCGTGGCCAGCACCGGCGTCCGCGCCGCGCGCACCTCGGGGACGGTGCGCGTCGTCGGCGCGGGCCTGCTCGGATCGAGCATCGGGCACGCCCTGCGCGCACTCGGCGTCGACGTCGTGCTCGCCGACGCGTCGCCGGCCCAGTTGCGCCTGGCGGTCGACTACGGGGCCGGGCGTGCCGCGGCGCCGGATGACCGCCCCGCGCTCGTCGTCGTCGCCGTGCCGCCCGACGTCGTCGCCGACGTCGTCGAGCGTGAGCTGCGAGCCTACCCGGGCGCCGTCGTCACCGATGTCGCGAGCGTCAAGCTCGAGCCCCTGCATGCGTTGCGCGCGCGGGGGGTCGACCTCACCCACTACATCGGTTCGCATCCGATGGCCGGGCGCGAACGCGGTGGGGCGATCTCGGCCCGCGCGGACATCTTCGTCGGGCGCCCGTGGGTGGTGTGCCGA
This genomic interval carries:
- the scpB gene encoding SMC-Scp complex subunit ScpB, whose translation is MTADSPTTPVPETAANPAAAAADADAPAPSQDPAAIARRIEAILLVVDEPQSIVALAAAISAPVPAVRRAVASLVADYDGEAGGPRRGFELREVGGGWRLYVREEHDDLVSEFVNAQAPSRLSQAALETLAVIAYKQPVTRSQVAAIRAVNVDSVVRTLVARGLITELFTDPDTGAINYGTTEALLVNLGINSLEELPHISPLLDDGADGFEGEGIR
- a CDS encoding pseudouridine synthase, translating into MTDEEGVRLQKVLANAGVASRRVCEQYIVEGRIRVNGRVVTELGTRIDPASDLVDVDGTAIQLDATKRYIMLNKPTGVVSSMKDEHGRPDLRRFTKDWDERLYNVGRLDAETSGLLVLTNDGDLAHVLAHPSFGVTKVYIAKVDGRVTPQTIARLTKGIELEDGPIAADKARLRDASGDTSLVELTLHSGRNRIVRRMMAAVGHPVIDLVRRQFGPLHLGTLPAGRARELTTVERGALLTVARQAAPTPHIDSRDPGSETRA
- a CDS encoding ParA family protein — its product is MGPTGRPYHGFPTPAPLQTHGPARIIALCNQKGGVGKTTTTINLAASLAQYGRKVLAVDFDPQGALSAGLGIATHDVPTIYDLLLDTKRDPHEVIVHTSVDGLDLIPANIDLSAAEVHLVNEVARETILARVLRKVTGEYDAILVDCQPSLGLLTVNALTASHGVLIPLECEFFALRGVALLIETIDKVRDRLNPSIELDGVLATMYDSRTLHSREVLERVVEAFGDDVLETVIGRTVKFPDASVSGVPITTFAPEHAAAQAYLRLARELVARGAVA
- a CDS encoding segregation and condensation protein A, translating into MSPEPRTDSPPDPATPATAAPEAVTPTEPAGGFRVSLSGFDGPFDLLLTLLGKHELDITEISLSKVTDEFISYLRGLDDEAELEQASEFLVVAATLLDMKVAGLLPQGELVDAESVALLEARDLLFARLLQYRAFKEVSAWFERSLRREDRRHVRAVRLDEKYRRAVPELIWTLSAEDFAALALVAFAPKEIPHVGLDHLHAPLVSIREQAAVVVALLRDAGTLNFRQLVAGVAQTGVVVARFLAVLELYRHAALSFEQLEPLGELTLRWTAERWSEENLAALGADYDR